One genomic region from Cataglyphis hispanica isolate Lineage 1 chromosome 11, ULB_Chis1_1.0, whole genome shotgun sequence encodes:
- the LOC126852722 gene encoding neural-cadherin-like, which translates to MWRVIVFLLAATSVTYAKVAVLPHDVYPGYEVTQFRGDASRPSNFRLLETGFSKYFTVLCNGLVMTTSDLTPLVDRPVNLIVLEELANGTQTHDLHLYVINRRNMLTFSHDYLGEGEVPENSPAGTRIDGFPVLRARGNFPVHYKILPDDNGERPFALRENESNETGFNLTLKSQMQGVRIVTAKPLDREVRSLYTVVIHASDGNFLSTSKIRGIVHVLDENDNSPIFDYESYLFDIRPTDIKGNVPSLPGSWKRFSTIGKVTAKDADGDKVAYKQITPSSLVIVVPQTGELLLTGEPEVNPDQDTVCELLVEAHDLRTPSRSAEKPVSVMVKFRTTKPDVQPEAHRIQKRRVTRAVRPTKKVDFTEADGNIEGKIAFYLEKENEKETYKIRDENKWVTVGANGSVMVKQKWDYEELGPEKTIDFWVTITNTGTEPCARYPPGVPCPFYDDTDNQRVIINMKDVNDEPPYFINRPLPMQTVVQLNAPPNTHVFTLQARDPDTDHNIHYFIVRDRTGGRFEVDERSGVVRTRGTDLFQLDMEYVLYVKAEDQNGRIDERRFQSTPEERLSIVGGKRAPQFYMTAYEAEIPENQKKDSDIISVKAKSFADREIRYTLKAQGQGAAGTFNIGPTSGIVKLAKELDFEDLRQPHIYSLIVTATEDSGGFSTSVELTIRVSDVNDNAPKFELPDYQAHNVDEDIPLGTNILKVKATDADSGANAEIEYLVSDDHFSVDSNGIIVNNKQLDADNNNAYYEFIVTAKDKGEPSKTGTATVRIYTKNKNDEEPKFSQQVYTPNVDENAGPNTLVTTVVASDKDGDNVRFRFVGGNTTSGQFVIEEITGVIRLHGKEISLDRDKYELNVTALDDGACCPNGDQTIHTSTAVVVVFITDVNDNKPVFKDCGMYYPKVEEGAPNGSTVIKVQATDEDKGVNGQVKYSIVQQPNQKGTKFTVDEETGQVLTNKVFDREGDDGKFVSVTVKATDQGEPSLEGVCSFTVEITDVNDNPPLFDRQRYVENVKQDASIGTNILRVSASDEDADNNGAIVYSLSSPNNEQNLEYFEIQPESGWIVLKKPLDEQVGTTFFEPHVRCTSTSTHFVVHQT; encoded by the exons ATGTGGCGAGTCATCGTCTTCCTACTGGCAGCCACTTCCGTCACCTACGCCAAGGTGGCCGTGTTGCCGCACGACGTTTATCCCGGTTACGAGGTGACGCAATTCCGGGGCGACGCGAGTCGCCCGTCCAACTTTCGCCTCCTAGAGACCGGCTTCTCCAAATACTTCACCGTACTATGCAACGGCCTGGTGATGACAACGTCGGATCTAACGCCGCTGGTGGACCGTCCGGTCAACCTGATCGTCTTGGAGGAATTGGCTAACGGCACGCAGACCCATGACCTTCACCTTTACGTCATCAATCGTCGGAACATGCTGACCTTCTCGCACGATTACCTCGGCGAGGGTGAAGTACCGGAGAACTCGCCGGCCGGCACGCGAATAGACGGATTTCCGGTTCTGCGGGCGCGCGGTAACTTCCCGGTTCATTACAAGATTCTACCGGACGATAACGGGGAGCGTCCGTTCGCCCTTCGCGAGAACGAGTCCAACGAGACCGGCTTCAATCTCACCCTGAAGAGCCAGATGCAGGGCGTGCGGATAGTGACGGCGAAACCATTGGATCGTGAAGTACGCAGTCTCTACACCGTCGTCATACACGCGTCGGACGGTAACTTTCTCAGCACGTCGAAGATCAGAGGTATCGTCCACGTGCTCGATGAGAACGACAACAGTCCAATCTTCGATTATGAAAGCTACTTGTTCGATATCAGGCCGACTGATATCAAGGGTAACGTGCCCTCGCTGCCCGGCAGCTGGAAGAGGTTCTCCACTATCGGCAAGGTCACGGCCAAAGACGCTGACGGGGACAAGGTCGCGTATAAACAAATCACTCCTAGCAGTCTAGTAATCGTTGTGCCGCAAACAGGCGAGCTGCTGCTGACCGGTGAGCCGGAAGTCAACCCGGATCAGGACACCGTGTGCGAGCTACTGGTCGAGGCGCATGATCTACGAACACCGAGTAGGAGCGCCGAGAAACCGGTCTCTGTCATGGTGAAATTCCGCACCACGAAGCCGGACGTACAGCCAGAGGCGCACCGGATACAAAAGAGAAGAGTCACCCGTGCGGTGCGACCGACGAAGAAGGTCGATTTTACGGAGGCGGACGGCAATATCGAGGGCAAAATCGCGTTTTATCTTGAGAAggagaacgagaaagagaCTTATAAGATAAGAGACGAGAATAAGTGGGTCACCGTAGGCGCCAATGGTTCTGTCATGGTGAAGCAGAAGTGGGACTATGAGGAGCTGGGTCCAGAGAAGACTATTGATTTCTGGGTTACTATCACAAACACAGGTACAG AGCCATGCGCGCGATATCCACCTGGCGTCCCATGCCCGTTTTACGatg ATACCGACAATCAGCGCGTCATCATCAACATGAAGGATGTCAATGACGAGCCTCCGTATTTCATTAATCGGCCTCTACCGATGCAAACGGTCGTCCAGTTGAACGCACCGCCGAACACTCACGTGTTTACCCTTCAAGCCAGGGATCCCGACACCGATCATAACATCCATTACTTCATCGTGCGAGATCGAA CTGGTGGCCGCTTTGAGGTCGACGAGAGATCGGGGGTAGTACGTACTCGTGGTACAGACCTCTTCCAGCTGGATATGGAGTACGTCCTCTACGTGAAAGCCGAGGATCAGAACGGTCGTATCGACGAGAGGCGTTTCCAGTCGACTCCTGAGGAGAGACTATCGATCGTCGGTGGAAAACGCGCACCGCAGTTCTATATGACGGCGTACGAGGCCGAGATACCGGAAAACCAAAAGAAAGATTCCGA CATAATATCGGTGAAAGCCAAGTCGTTCGCCGATCGGGAGATACGCTACACGCTGAAGGCGCAAGGTCAAGGGGCCGCGGGTACTTTCAACATCGGGCCGACTTCTGGGATCGTGAAACTTGCGAAAGAACTGGATTTCGAGGATCTGCGACAGCCCCACATTTATTCTCTCATAGTGACAGCTACCGAGGACTCTGGTGGTTTCTCGACATCGGTCGAG ctaACGATTCGAGTGTCCGACGTGAACGATAACGCTCCCAAGTTTGAACTGCCGGATTATCAAGCTCACAATGTCGACGAAGATATCCCGCTGGGAACGAATATATTGAAAGTCAAGGCGACCGACGCTGATTCCGGGGCAAACGcggaaatagaatatttagtATCCGACGATCATTTCAGCGTGGACTCCAATGGCATTATCGTTAATAATAAGCAGCTCGATGCGGACAACAATAATGCTTATTACGAATTCATCGTTACCGCCAAGGACAAGG GAGAACCGTCGAAAACCGGCACGGCGACAGTGCGGATATACACGAAGAACAAAAACGACGAGGAACCGAAATTCTCCCAGCAAGTTTACACGCCTAACGTCGACGAGAACGCCGGACCGAACACCCTGGTGACTACCGTCGTGGCGTCCGATAAAGACGGCGATAACGTGCGATTCCGATTCGTCGGCGGCAACACCACGTCGGGGCAATTCGTGATCGAAGAGATTACGGGCGTGATTCGTCTTCACGGCAAGGAGATCTCTCTGGATCGCGACAAGTACGAGCTAAACGTCACCGCGTTGGACGACGGCGCGTGTTGTCCGAACGGCGATCAGACTATCCACACCAGCACCGCCGTCGTCGTGGTCTTTATAACCGACGTGAACGACAACAAACCCGTGTTCAAAGATTGCGGGATGTATTATCCGAAAGTGGAAGAAGGCGCGCCGAACGGCAGCACTGTCATCAAGGTACAGGCTACTGACGAGGACAAGGGTGTCAACGGGCAAGTCAAGTACTCCATCGTCCAGCAGCCCAATCAAAAGGGCACCAAGTTCACCGTTGACGAAGAGACTGGGCAAGTCTTGACCAACAAG GTTTTCGATCGTGAAGGCGACGACGGGAAATTTGTATCTGTCACTGTTAAGGCAACAGATCAGGGTGAACCGTCGTTAGAAGGTGTTTGCTCATTTACCGTCGAAATAACAGACGTCAATGACAACCCGCCGTTGTTCGACCGACAG AGATATGTGGAGAACGTAAAACAGGACGCGAGCATTGGAACAAATATATTGAGAGTGTCGGCATCCGACGAGGATGCTGACAACAATGGCGCGATCGTATACTCGCTCAGCTCACCCAACAACGAGCAAAATCTGGAGTACTTTGAGATCCAACCAGAATCTGGTTGGATCGTATTAAAGAAGCCCCTAGAC GAGCAGGTGGGAACGACATTTTTTGAGCCCCACGTACGGTGTACTTCAACCTCTACGCATTTTGTGGTGCATCAgacataa